In Sesamum indicum cultivar Zhongzhi No. 13 linkage group LG8, S_indicum_v1.0, whole genome shotgun sequence, the sequence CGTTTAAatgtttgtttctgttttagATGCCAAAAATATGTTGTAAGATCttgaaattctattttttcttgaaagtGCATTTTCTGGAAATTTGAACAAGAAATCAATGTGCACAATGAGTAGCGAACCAAAAACTCAAAAGGTGAAAGAAGTGGTAAAAGAAATCCCACATGGAAGGAGTATAGAGAGGAAAGTGAGTGGTGCTGATGGTAAAGGTTTGGGCTCCGAACTGGTTCGGGTTATCTTTGCGCTTGGGGCAATGACGCAGCTAGTGAGGTTCTAACCGAGGCGCGTCTATTGCTGGTTGAAAACTATTTCCAAACCCCCTCGTGGGCCTGGGTTCGCCCCTGGCCCTCGAGAATTTCTGGAAGGGCTCCTCTGACCCAGAGCAGAGCCCTACAACCCCtagttctatttttttttctttcttttctgtatttttcaGTGGAGGATGGTGTTGGGGCCGATTGCtgtaagaaataataaaaggaATGCTACTGTGCTCTCACTAAAATCGCGTACGTATAAccagaatttaaaaaaaattgggtaaGAGATCCACCAAAGTGGGTTGCCTTAACCGGAGGTGGGTAGCCAACCATCTCTCCTTTCTAGGAACACAGCAGTCttatattttgttcaattaaagtaACGGGCGACTTTTGTCACATAAGCGATGTGGGATATCAATGAATGTAAAGATATCACCATTCAGTTTTGGTTGTGTAACGTGTGTACCCGCAAAATCAAATTCGCTGGGGATTGGTTATAATGAGTTCTGAAATTTCCGTTTCAAATAATGACATCCGATGATTTGACTATAAAATGTGGaacttgaagaaataaaaacccATTCAGCGGAATGCATGTTTTACAGTGCAACTCTAATTGCCATTGGTTGGTATCTGATAAAATCTATCAATGCAACATTTTCAACCATTTTGAGACCCGCAAAAGTTAGATGGTGCCTGTCGATAAACTCCTCACATGAAGTAAACTACATTGGTGTCCTTAGATATCATCAAGCTGCCTTTCTCATGCATAATCTGCACACAGCAAAATTAATTTGCTATTAGATTGTGGACACGCAGCAAATCAACCTTGATAAGCCAAAAAATGGTGAAGGCAACCAACACAAGAAATGATAGAACTAAAGATAAATGCTACCTCCAAAAGGGACATAATCTCTGTCGATGAGTAAGGAACAGCTGCTCCACTGTTAACAACCCCCTCAATATCAGAAATTGGCATTTGTTCCACATGTTGTGCATGTCTATACTTCCCTAGAGCAGCACTGAATGCCTCCAATCTACaagcaaaacaaaaagaaatgaacCATAGCACACATATTGAAGACAAAAAGTGCAGCAGATCGTGGTGGTTCAAGAGTTGCACACCTCTCTGGTGTTATGTTGAGTTTGTCTGCTGGAGGTGCATCAACGTCCATCGCTTCCGTATCACTTTACAAAGCACGAAAGATAAGAGATATCAATGAAATTATGTTtgatatcaaataaattagaaaatatacaaAGCAAATGGATGATGCCATGCATATAAAAAGCAAATCAAACTCCATAGACCAAATTTCATCTCTGTATAGACAGCAAAGCATGCAATTTGCAATGTGAAGGAAAGAGAGAAAGCTTTTCATTGCTGGCTGTGACATAGCAGGACCGTGAAGTAGAAACAACATTTCAAAGATTTCAATTCTGCACCTACCCAGTCGTGGCAGTAGAGCTACCATTGTTGGTCATGTTTCTTCCACCCCTATTACGAGCTCTACCACTATTATCAGCTTCGGTCTCCATTTCGTTTTGTCTGTCTTGCTCACGCTCCTCCATTTCATTCAGCTCTTGATGATATATGGCAAAGTTTAGAACTTTAAGGGCAGCTTCAGCATCAGACTTCAGAACCTGTTCAAGAATAAATATCACTAATAACTTCCACAAGAATTTCACATGTGTGAAGGCATCTGAAGCATAATTAGTAAATGAAAAACCTACTGATCAATAAACGATATTCCTTCTAGATTTTTACAGATTGCAAATAAGAACTATATATAGAAGTAGTTAATCATATTAAATCCTGCTAATTGTTATAACCAATAAATGGAGACATTCTATTCTGTTGGTAAGCGCAATGAACTGATAAAGAGAGTACCTGTCTCCGCAACCTCAGTTTCGCATGAGCAGTTGATAGACGAATTATTGTTTCCAAGGTTCTAGCAGTGATTGGAAGTGTGCCTCCTGTCTGAAGTGTCAAAATTGGAACTTAGATGATCAGAACCTCTTAAATTCCAACGTCAGCTAAGGAGAGAAAATTACCAACCTTTACATTTGAACTTGCACTCCTGAGCTCTGCATATGCAGTTGCTATGTGTTCAGATGCCTggagaaattatttatgaaagacAATCAAGAATGTGTTATCAAGGTGCAGACATCTAGTATATCATGAAAAACCATGATAGGACTTAGAATTTTGGCTTTGAGATGATAAAGAATGATTTCGGGGAACATTACCTCATCAGTGAGCTCAGGCTGAATCCTGTTTTTTGCATAATGGATGTACTTCTTAAGAAAATTGATAGTGAGAGTATCACGTTTACGACCCTTGTCAGATCTTCTTCCATGTAGCATTCTGTTGTATTTGATAAAAACAGAAGAACCAGTTTCTGAATCATCCTCACCATCATGTCTTGAACTATCATCTAATCTTGTGCCTGGAATAGATCATATGTTCAGTAACAAATATGTCTAATCTCTATGCAGGTATCTGTTATTTCAGTTGAGAATGAGCcactaaaaaattttactagAGATACAGATTTCACATACCTCCATCAACCACTGAACGGTACCGATGCATCCTTAAGACATGTTCAGAAATCTGACGATCAACCCCAGGATCCATTTGATCCAACACGATAAACAGCAAATCAAAACGTGAAAGCAGAGAATCCGGAAGCCCaatatttttggttggagTTAAGGAACGGTCATACTGCGTATAGTCAATGTATGGAGTTAATGGTGTGGATAGAAAACAATTAAGCATACCTTAGAACTCTGCAACTTGTTTCAAGACTTACAGTTCCATATATTGGGTTTGCAGCAGCCACCACACTGCACCGAGCATTCAGTGATGCATGAATACCAGCTTTGGCAATTGTCACGGTTTGCTGCTCCATCACTTCATGTATCGCAACACGATCTTGATCATTCATCTTATCAAACTCATCAATGCAAACAACTCCTCTATCAGCAAGAACCATGGCACCAGCTTCTAGTCTCCGCTCCCCTGAGTTCATGGATCCAGTCTAATAAGTAATCACAAAGC encodes:
- the LOC105167300 gene encoding DNA replication licensing factor MCM3 homolog 2, which produces MDLSEDVRAAHKRTFLKFFEQTEYNIELKKSLDLMFTQNRRRCIVNLSHFYHHREGADLARRLLQTPSEYMQPLCDAVTDMARSMNAKYLKEGEQILVGLEGPFVSRRVTPRELLSGFIGSMVCVEGIVTKCSLVRPKVVKSVHFCPVTEKFTVREYRDITSNMGLPTGSVYPTRDDNGNLLVTEYGLCTYKDHQTLSMQEVPENSAPGQLPRTVDIIVEDDLVDSCKPGDRVAIVGIYKALPGKSKGGVNGVFRTVLIANNVSLLNKMSHNLQYSSEDMKNIRKISERDDAFDLLANSLAPSIYGHLWIKKAVILLMLGGNEKNLKNGTHLRGDINMMMVGDPSVAKSQLLRAIMNIAPLAISTTGRGSSGVGLTAAVTSDQETGERRLEAGAMVLADRGVVCIDEFDKMNDQDRVAIHEVMEQQTVTIAKAGIHASLNARCSVVAAANPIYGTYDRSLTPTKNIGLPDSLLSRFDLLFIVLDQMDPGVDRQISEHVLRMHRYRSVVDGGTRLDDSSRHDGEDDSETGSSVFIKYNRMLHGRRSDKGRKRDTLTINFLKKYIHYAKNRIQPELTDEASEHIATAYAELRSASSNVKTGGTLPITARTLETIIRLSTAHAKLRLRRQVLKSDAEAALKVLNFAIYHQELNEMEEREQDRQNEMETEADNSGRARNRGGRNMTNNGSSTATTGDTEAMDVDAPPADKLNITPERLEAFSAALGKYRHAQHVEQMPISDIEGVVNSGAAVPYSSTEIMSLLEIMHEKGSLMISKDTNVVYFM